A genome region from bacterium SCSIO 12844 includes the following:
- the maf gene encoding septum formation inhibitor Maf: MLYLASQSPRRYQLLKQLNIDFQQFSVDVDESVLNNEQPNEYINRVVEMKKIKAQQEVKLKDTILVADTMVTLNGKILGKPNNYNDAKRMLKLLSGNEHEVYTTVCIAQGNHSEKLNCISQVKFRVIDETEIKAYWNSGEPCDKAGAYGIQGLGSIFVESICGSHSAIMGLPLFETAQLLSKFGISVLNESE; the protein is encoded by the coding sequence ATGTTATATCTAGCGTCACAGTCACCCAGGCGATATCAGCTTTTAAAGCAATTAAATATTGATTTTCAACAGTTTAGTGTAGATGTTGATGAATCTGTGTTAAACAATGAACAGCCCAATGAATACATTAACCGGGTTGTAGAGATGAAAAAGATAAAAGCACAACAAGAAGTAAAATTAAAAGATACCATTCTAGTTGCTGATACAATGGTAACATTAAATGGAAAAATTTTAGGAAAACCAAATAATTATAACGACGCTAAACGAATGCTGAAACTGTTGTCAGGTAACGAACATGAAGTTTATACAACAGTTTGTATTGCCCAAGGTAATCATAGTGAAAAGCTTAATTGCATTAGTCAAGTCAAATTTAGAGTGATTGATGAAACTGAGATAAAAGCTTATTGGAATAGTGGAGAGCCTTGTGATAAAGCAGGTGCTTATGGTATTCAAGGCTTAGGTAGTATTTTTGTTGAGTCAATTTGTGGTAGTCACTCTGCTATTATGGGGTTGCCATTGTTTGAGACAGCACAGCTATTAAGTAAATTTGGCATTAGCGTTTTGAATGAATCGGAGTAG
- a CDS encoding class I SAM-dependent methyltransferase, whose amino-acid sequence MSIIETKNQHGSTFPITPYIEKFLNHIKQASCDVLDIGAAFGITTIPCIDYGAKVTAMDMEESHLNAIKHKVAAEDLQRLKLVHGIFPEDVDQINDQFDYILCSRILHFLAPERLNQAIKKLYALLKPQGVLYTLNFTPYHDFLESFIPEYEKRLDQEIEYPGYIKDCRPFVKEQNKLPNELHLMNKDVMVSVLEANQFKVTEAYYEAYPIHLDPEHVICFDGREQICVTAVK is encoded by the coding sequence ATGTCTATTATTGAAACAAAGAATCAACATGGTTCTACCTTTCCAATTACGCCATATATCGAAAAGTTTTTAAACCACATTAAACAAGCGTCTTGTGATGTGCTTGATATTGGCGCTGCATTTGGCATTACAACGATTCCTTGTATTGATTATGGTGCGAAAGTGACAGCAATGGATATGGAAGAAAGCCACTTAAATGCAATTAAACATAAAGTGGCAGCAGAAGATCTACAGCGTTTAAAATTAGTTCATGGTATCTTTCCAGAAGATGTCGATCAAATCAATGACCAGTTTGACTATATTCTTTGCTCAAGAATTTTACATTTTTTAGCGCCTGAGCGTTTAAATCAAGCAATTAAAAAACTTTATGCGTTATTAAAGCCTCAAGGTGTGTTATATACACTAAATTTCACACCTTACCATGATTTTTTAGAAAGTTTTATTCCTGAATATGAAAAGCGATTAGATCAAGAGATTGAATATCCAGGTTATATTAAGGATTGCCGCCCCTTTGTAAAAGAACAAAATAAGCTACCCAATGAATTACATTTAATGAATAAAGATGTCATGGTTTCTGTATTAGAAGCAAATCAGTTTAAAGTTACCGAAGCTTATTATGAGGCTTATCCAATACATTTAGACCCAGAGCATGTGATTTGTTTTGATGGTCGTGAGCAGATTTGTGTAACGGCTGTGAAATAG
- a CDS encoding aminotransferase class I/II-fold pyridoxal phosphate-dependent enzyme: protein MIQINPRISQVKESATLAINQKIQTMRSQGQSICHLGFGQAPFNIPKLIQESLKAHAHQKNYLPGSGLPELCQAVANYYHSEFGYQYTKEHILIGPGSKELLFQLFFMLEGPVLIPQSSWVSYRPQMALLNKSYHIIDTYEEDNYCLKPEELEAACLKLAQKDSSKQKILIINTPNNPTGAIYPKDILIQLAKICSKYNIIVISDEIYANIDFSSKNHTSIAHFYPQRTIVTGGLSKLFSAGGYRLGVCLIPEAMQQLYQALKVMISETYSCVSSPIQYAALTAYSQYKKIKPYLDDCTRVHKIASLYLYKRFINMGLSLPKPQGAFYLFPNFKAYQASFDQLNIKSNTQLANMILEQTQVALLPGEDFYRNVNEYTFRAASTDYNGQKALEAYQQGDTNDAIINHHMKSLVEGCNRLERWLDNL from the coding sequence ATGATACAAATTAATCCACGAATTAGCCAGGTAAAAGAATCAGCAACCCTTGCAATTAATCAAAAAATTCAAACTATGCGATCTCAAGGTCAAAGTATATGTCATTTAGGTTTTGGTCAAGCACCATTTAATATTCCTAAACTCATTCAAGAAAGTTTAAAAGCACATGCGCATCAGAAAAATTACTTACCAGGTAGCGGTCTACCCGAGCTTTGCCAAGCAGTTGCCAACTACTATCACAGTGAATTTGGCTATCAATACACAAAAGAGCATATTTTAATCGGTCCTGGCAGTAAAGAGTTATTATTTCAGTTATTTTTTATGCTTGAAGGACCGGTATTAATACCGCAATCAAGCTGGGTAAGCTATCGACCACAGATGGCATTATTAAATAAATCGTATCATATCATTGATACGTATGAAGAAGATAATTACTGTTTAAAACCAGAAGAGCTTGAAGCAGCTTGTCTTAAATTAGCACAAAAAGACAGTTCAAAACAAAAAATACTGATTATCAATACACCAAATAACCCAACAGGTGCAATTTATCCTAAAGATATATTAATTCAATTAGCTAAAATCTGCAGTAAGTATAACATCATCGTTATATCTGATGAAATCTACGCCAATATTGACTTTAGTAGCAAAAACCATACTTCCATTGCTCATTTTTACCCTCAAAGAACCATTGTCACAGGCGGCTTATCAAAATTATTTTCAGCCGGCGGTTATCGCCTAGGTGTATGCCTTATACCAGAAGCTATGCAGCAACTCTATCAAGCATTAAAGGTTATGATTAGTGAAACTTATAGTTGTGTTTCAAGCCCTATTCAATATGCAGCACTAACAGCTTACAGTCAGTATAAAAAAATTAAACCTTATTTAGATGATTGCACTAGAGTACATAAAATTGCCTCATTATACCTCTATAAACGCTTTATCAATATGGGATTAAGCCTACCTAAACCACAAGGTGCATTTTATCTATTTCCTAATTTTAAAGCCTATCAAGCATCATTTGATCAATTGAATATTAAAAGCAATACTCAATTAGCTAATATGATTTTAGAGCAAACACAGGTAGCGCTTTTACCTGGTGAAGACTTTTATCGCAATGTGAATGAATATACCTTTAGGGCTGCATCAACAGATTATAATGGTCAAAAAGCTTTAGAAGCCTATCAACAAGGTGACACAAATGATGCAATCATTAATCATCATATGAAGAGTTTAGTTGAAGGCTGTAATCGTTTAGAGAGATGGTTAGATAACTTATAA
- a CDS encoding Bcr/CflA family efflux MFS transporter yields the protein MKNKHTFFGVLFLLLTLTAAGQITNTVYLPALTSMAYDLNVNPGRMQAVISCFLFPYGLLQFVYGPYSDYYGRRPLILIGTVIFAIGSIIAYFATNFDILLLASLLQGSGIAVGGVMARTVMRDLYSGKALQSANSYMAIALVFAPLIAPILGGFLTDLFSWRAIFLFLFLYAIVLFFIQFCLFRETNTHLREKQPLIQRYKTILSSTNFLVNLILLVIALGGIAIFEVSSGAIFTSLLDLSPTEASLVFIIPLPAYMFGSYLANILSNKMSIPKLLMLGSYILVISSLLMIVWYHFFGLSLSAVIIPGTVYFLGCGIVFPSATTQALEEFPKLAGTAGALLGGIQNVGAGILTAIAALIPLKNQLPLAIILSTLAIFAVLILFSTKKSLSLNEATK from the coding sequence ATGAAGAACAAACATACTTTTTTTGGCGTACTGTTTTTGTTATTAACCTTAACAGCCGCAGGCCAAATTACCAATACCGTTTACCTACCAGCTTTAACAAGCATGGCTTATGACCTTAATGTTAACCCTGGTCGCATGCAAGCAGTTATATCGTGCTTTCTATTTCCTTATGGATTATTACAGTTTGTTTATGGACCTTATTCAGATTACTATGGTAGACGACCTCTAATCCTTATCGGTACAGTTATTTTTGCCATTGGCTCTATTATTGCTTACTTTGCTACTAATTTCGATATATTACTACTAGCAAGCTTACTACAAGGCAGTGGCATTGCCGTAGGTGGTGTTATGGCACGAACTGTTATGCGAGATTTATACTCAGGCAAAGCCTTACAATCTGCTAATAGTTATATGGCAATTGCATTGGTGTTTGCACCATTAATTGCACCTATATTAGGCGGATTTTTAACTGATCTTTTCTCATGGCGTGCAATCTTTTTATTTCTCTTTCTCTATGCAATTGTACTTTTTTTCATTCAATTTTGTTTATTTAGAGAAACTAATACTCACTTAAGAGAAAAACAACCACTGATTCAGCGTTATAAAACGATTTTATCGAGTACCAACTTCCTTGTTAACTTAATTTTACTTGTTATTGCTTTAGGCGGTATTGCCATCTTTGAAGTTAGTTCTGGTGCTATATTTACTTCGCTATTAGATCTATCACCTACAGAAGCTTCACTTGTATTTATTATTCCCTTACCTGCTTATATGTTTGGCTCATATCTTGCTAATATTTTAAGCAATAAGATGAGCATTCCTAAGCTATTAATGCTTGGCAGTTACATCCTTGTTATCAGTAGTTTATTAATGATTGTATGGTATCATTTCTTTGGATTAAGTTTATCTGCTGTGATTATTCCTGGCACAGTTTATTTCTTAGGCTGTGGTATCGTCTTTCCAAGCGCAACGACACAAGCACTTGAAGAATTTCCAAAATTAGCAGGGACTGCAGGCGCACTATTAGGTGGTATTCAAAATGTTGGTGCGGGCATCTTAACTGCAATTGCAGCACTGATTCCATTAAAGAATCAATTACCATTAGCCATTATTCTTTCAACTCTGGCAATTTTTGCCGTATTGATATTATTTTCAACAAAGAAATCACTTTCATTAAATGAAGCTACCAAGTAA
- the aspS gene encoding aspartate--tRNA ligase: protein MRTQYCGEITEQFLEQVVEICGWVHRRRDHGGVIFLDIRDRSGLVQLVFEPEDKELFDRADHLRNEYVIKAKGLVRLRPEGQANPNLNTGKIEIVGQALEVLNTADVVPFQIDEHQKVSEEVRLKNRYIDLRRPEMQQRFIQRAKIARFIRNFLDSRGFIDIETPVLTKATPEGARDYLVPSRTHKGEFFALPQSPQLFKQLLMVSGFDRYYQIVKCFRDEDLRADRQPEFTQIDIETSFLDENQIMTLMEQMIQGLFKSVLDVDILTPFKRISYEEAISRYGSDKPDLRIPLELVDVDDLVKDVDFKVFSVPANCPNSRVSALKVPQGATKLTRKVIDGYTDFVKIYGAKGLAYIKVNDVKKARDGLQSPIIKNLSDDALSTMIERLELADGDIVFFGADTKKIVSDALGALRIKIGHDLSLVSNTWQPLWVVDFPMFEEADGRLYACHHPFTAPKVEDVESLNKTQPLNLLSRAYDMVLNGYEIGGGSIRIFQNEMQKAVFELLGISEEEANEKFSFLLEALRFGAPPHGGIAFGLDRIVMLMTETDNIRDVIAFPKTQTASCLMTEAPSHASKEQLFELGIVVPKKEEKAMKSSQESTTEKIVNP, encoded by the coding sequence ATGCGCACTCAATATTGTGGAGAAATCACTGAGCAGTTTTTAGAGCAAGTTGTAGAAATTTGTGGCTGGGTTCATCGCCGCAGAGATCATGGTGGTGTTATTTTTTTGGATATTCGTGATCGAAGTGGTTTGGTTCAACTCGTTTTTGAACCTGAAGATAAAGAGTTATTTGATCGAGCAGATCATTTAAGAAACGAATATGTTATTAAAGCAAAAGGTTTGGTAAGATTGCGTCCAGAAGGGCAAGCAAACCCAAATCTAAATACGGGAAAAATTGAGATTGTTGGTCAAGCCCTAGAAGTCTTAAATACAGCAGATGTCGTACCTTTTCAAATTGATGAGCATCAAAAAGTCTCTGAAGAAGTACGTCTTAAAAATCGTTATATTGATTTAAGACGCCCAGAGATGCAGCAACGCTTTATCCAAAGAGCTAAAATTGCTCGTTTTATCAGAAATTTTTTAGATAGCCGTGGCTTTATTGATATAGAAACACCAGTACTAACAAAAGCAACACCTGAAGGTGCAAGAGACTATCTAGTGCCATCAAGAACACATAAGGGTGAGTTTTTTGCGCTTCCACAGTCACCTCAATTATTTAAGCAGTTGTTAATGGTGTCAGGCTTTGACCGTTATTATCAGATAGTTAAGTGTTTCAGAGATGAGGATTTACGTGCTGATCGTCAGCCTGAGTTTACTCAAATTGATATTGAAACCTCTTTTTTAGATGAAAATCAGATTATGACCTTAATGGAGCAGATGATTCAAGGTTTATTTAAGTCAGTACTTGATGTTGATATTCTAACACCGTTTAAACGTATTTCTTACGAAGAAGCAATCAGTCGTTATGGTTCAGATAAACCAGATCTACGTATTCCTTTAGAGTTAGTTGATGTTGATGATTTGGTGAAAGATGTTGATTTTAAAGTATTTTCAGTGCCTGCAAATTGTCCCAATTCAAGAGTTAGTGCCTTAAAAGTACCCCAAGGTGCGACAAAGCTTACACGTAAGGTAATTGATGGCTATACAGATTTTGTTAAAATTTATGGTGCAAAAGGCTTAGCGTATATTAAAGTTAATGACGTAAAAAAAGCGCGTGATGGCTTGCAATCACCAATTATCAAAAACTTATCTGATGATGCGCTTAGTACTATGATTGAACGTTTAGAGTTAGCAGATGGTGATATTGTTTTTTTTGGTGCAGATACGAAAAAGATTGTCTCAGATGCGCTTGGTGCACTACGTATTAAGATTGGCCATGATTTATCATTAGTCTCTAATACTTGGCAACCACTATGGGTTGTTGACTTTCCAATGTTTGAAGAAGCTGATGGTCGCTTATATGCATGTCACCATCCATTTACAGCACCAAAAGTTGAAGATGTTGAAAGTTTAAATAAAACCCAGCCGCTAAACTTATTATCTCGTGCTTATGATATGGTATTAAATGGCTATGAAATTGGCGGTGGTTCAATTCGTATCTTTCAAAATGAAATGCAAAAGGCTGTCTTTGAACTATTAGGTATTTCAGAAGAAGAAGCGAATGAGAAATTTAGCTTTTTACTAGAAGCTTTGCGCTTTGGCGCACCACCTCATGGTGGCATTGCATTTGGTTTGGATCGTATTGTCATGTTAATGACAGAGACAGATAATATAAGAGATGTAATTGCATTTCCAAAAACACAAACAGCGAGCTGTTTAATGACAGAGGCACCATCGCACGCATCTAAAGAGCAGTTATTTGAATTAGGTATTGTTGTGCCTAAAAAAGAAGAAAAAGCAATGAAATCTTCTCAGGAATCAACAACTGAAAAAATTGTTAATCCTTGA
- the pckA gene encoding phosphoenolpyruvate carboxykinase (ATP), which produces MTESTELAVNLSDVGVHEPKEIVYNPSYQQLFEDETSEKAEGYAKGIVTELGAVTVDTGRFTGRSPKDKYIVATEKALQTVWWDEDGSDNQKMSIDTWNHVKSLAQKQLNAKKLYVIDGFCGANPQTRLSVRLVTEIAWMAHFFKNMFIRPTDSELENFQPDWTILNACKITCDDYQQWGLRSEVFVGFNLDERMTIIGGTWYGGEIKKGIFSIMNYFLPLDGIGSFHCSANVAKNGDSALFFGLSGTGKTTLSTDPERALIGDDEHGWDNDGIFNLEGGCYAKTIRLSKNDEPEIYQAIRRDALLENVVVDADGKIDFDSSEKTENTRVSYPIYHIDNIVKPVSKAGHPDTIIFLTCDAYGVLPPVAKLTKEQAMYQFLSGYTAKVAGTELGVKEPTAVFSACFGQPFLLLHPTQYAEILGHKMQQHGTKAYLVNTGWTGGDFNNGHRISIKETRAIINAVLNGITEDAKWYVDSYFGFEVPSELANVDPSILNPRNTWADKGAYDKTYLQLIEKFIHNFKRFTQTEIGQMLEAYGPKL; this is translated from the coding sequence AATTAGGTGCTGTGACAGTAGATACAGGGCGTTTTACTGGCCGTTCACCAAAAGATAAATATATTGTTGCAACAGAGAAAGCACTTCAAACTGTTTGGTGGGATGAAGATGGCTCAGATAATCAAAAAATGTCTATAGATACATGGAATCATGTTAAATCACTTGCTCAAAAACAGCTAAATGCAAAAAAATTATATGTAATCGATGGATTTTGTGGTGCAAACCCTCAAACACGCTTATCAGTACGCTTAGTCACTGAAATTGCTTGGATGGCACATTTTTTTAAGAATATGTTTATTCGCCCAACTGACAGTGAGCTTGAGAACTTTCAGCCTGATTGGACTATATTAAATGCTTGTAAAATCACCTGTGATGATTATCAACAGTGGGGCTTGCGCTCTGAAGTATTTGTTGGTTTTAATTTAGATGAGCGTATGACGATTATTGGTGGAACCTGGTATGGTGGTGAAATTAAAAAAGGTATTTTTTCGATTATGAATTACTTTTTACCATTAGATGGTATTGGCTCATTTCATTGCTCAGCAAATGTTGCTAAAAATGGTGACTCAGCTTTATTTTTTGGTCTATCAGGTACTGGTAAGACAACACTTTCAACCGATCCAGAGCGTGCTTTAATTGGTGATGATGAGCATGGTTGGGATAATGATGGTATCTTTAATTTAGAAGGTGGTTGTTATGCAAAAACCATTCGTCTATCAAAAAATGATGAACCTGAAATTTATCAAGCAATTCGTCGTGATGCATTATTGGAAAATGTAGTTGTTGATGCAGATGGAAAAATTGATTTTGATTCAAGTGAAAAGACTGAAAATACGCGAGTTTCTTACCCAATTTACCATATTGATAATATTGTTAAACCTGTTTCAAAAGCAGGGCATCCGGATACGATTATTTTTCTAACTTGTGATGCTTATGGTGTTTTACCGCCAGTGGCTAAGCTAACCAAAGAGCAAGCAATGTATCAGTTTTTATCAGGCTATACAGCAAAAGTAGCAGGTACTGAATTAGGGGTTAAAGAACCTACAGCTGTATTTTCAGCTTGTTTTGGTCAGCCATTTTTATTATTGCACCCAACACAATATGCAGAGATTTTAGGTCATAAAATGCAGCAGCATGGTACAAAAGCATATCTTGTTAATACTGGTTGGACCGGTGGTGATTTTAACAATGGCCATCGTATTTCAATTAAAGAGACACGAGCAATTATCAATGCGGTATTAAATGGTATTACAGAGGATGCTAAGTGGTATGTTGATAGCTATTTTGGCTTTGAAGTGCCAAGTGAGTTAGCCAATGTTGATCCAAGTATTTTAAATCCTAGAAATACATGGGCTGATAAAGGTGCATACGATAAAACGTATCTGCAATTAATTGAAAAATTTATTCATAATTTTAAACGTTTTACGCAAACAGAAATTGGTCAAATGCTTGAAGCTTATGGGCCTAAGTTATAA
- the rng gene encoding ribonuclease G, which yields MRAEILMNVAPYETRVAIIENGVFQEVHIERENQRGLVGNIYKGKITRVLPGMQAAFVDIGLERSGFLHVSDVMPFCSDESDIIDLNSSEADVRNWLRDGQEVLVQVMKDPLGTKGARLTSHLSLASRFLVYMPDLDHIGISLRIEDEAERERLQDVMKEALDLEEPRGFIVRTAADGEVANDLNRDISFLQRLWQDILAMAQTVTTPGLVYEDLPLDIRTLRDYVNDNVDKVRVDNLDTFSRLCHFADKFVPGVRERLSYYAGEDPIFDMYGIEEELSRALDRRVSLKSGGYLIIDQTEAMTTIDVNTGGYVGMINLEETIFKTNLEAAKAIGRQLRLRNLGGIIIIDFIDMTDQEHREKVIEALESALARDYAKTKFTQLSELGLVEMTRKRTQESLAQYLCEPCPVCESRGSIKTVQTVSYEIFREIQREARAYAADGFLIVASPGVIELLMNDESMGLGELELRVGKPIKLQAETSYPQAQYDIVLL from the coding sequence ATACGTGCAGAAATATTAATGAATGTAGCGCCTTATGAAACGCGTGTGGCAATTATCGAAAATGGTGTTTTTCAGGAAGTACATATTGAAAGAGAAAATCAAAGAGGCTTAGTTGGTAATATTTATAAAGGCAAAATTACACGAGTTTTACCAGGTATGCAGGCAGCCTTTGTTGATATAGGGTTAGAGCGTTCTGGTTTTTTACATGTTTCAGATGTTATGCCATTTTGTTCAGATGAAAGTGATATTATTGATCTTAACAGTAGTGAGGCTGATGTTAGAAATTGGCTTAGAGATGGTCAAGAAGTCCTTGTACAGGTAATGAAAGACCCATTAGGTACTAAAGGGGCACGCCTTACATCACACCTATCCTTAGCTTCAAGGTTTTTGGTTTATATGCCTGATTTAGATCATATTGGCATTTCATTAAGAATTGAAGATGAGGCTGAACGTGAACGTTTGCAAGATGTAATGAAAGAAGCGCTTGATTTAGAAGAGCCTCGCGGGTTTATTGTAAGAACCGCAGCAGATGGTGAAGTTGCAAATGATTTAAATCGAGATATTAGTTTCTTACAGCGACTTTGGCAAGATATTTTAGCTATGGCGCAAACGGTGACAACACCAGGCTTGGTGTATGAAGATTTGCCATTAGATATTCGTACATTAAGAGATTATGTCAATGACAATGTTGATAAAGTTCGGGTGGATAATTTAGATACATTTAGTAGGCTTTGTCATTTTGCAGATAAATTTGTTCCGGGTGTTAGAGAGCGTTTAAGTTACTATGCAGGTGAAGACCCTATTTTTGATATGTATGGGATTGAAGAAGAGTTATCACGAGCATTAGATAGAAGAGTTTCTTTAAAATCAGGTGGTTATTTAATTATTGATCAAACTGAAGCTATGACCACAATTGATGTTAATACAGGTGGTTATGTTGGTATGATCAATCTTGAAGAGACCATTTTTAAAACTAATTTAGAGGCTGCAAAAGCGATAGGTCGTCAATTACGTCTACGTAATCTCGGTGGTATCATCATCATCGATTTTATTGATATGACAGATCAAGAGCATAGAGAAAAAGTTATTGAAGCATTAGAATCGGCTTTGGCACGTGATTATGCAAAAACTAAATTTACCCAATTAAGTGAATTAGGCTTAGTTGAGATGACAAGAAAAAGAACGCAAGAATCATTAGCGCAGTATCTATGTGAGCCCTGCCCTGTATGTGAAAGTCGTGGTAGTATTAAAACGGTACAGACAGTCAGTTATGAAATTTTTCGTGAAATTCAACGTGAAGCTCGAGCTTATGCAGCTGATGGCTTTTTAATCGTTGCATCCCCTGGTGTCATTGAACTTTTGATGAATGATGAATCTATGGGGTTAGGTGAATTAGAGCTTCGAGTTGGCAAACCAATTAAATTACAGGCAGAAACCAGTTACCCTCAGGCACAATATGATATAGTTTTATTATAG
- a CDS encoding DMT family transporter: protein MEQNTKAALALLITVILWASAFVGIRFAVESYSPGGLALLRYAVASIVIFIPFLRLKQRQKPHFKDLVYFLILGLMGFTLYNIFLNYGEQTTSASVANFIIAQIPILVSLIAFFAFKERISKKGIIGFILSFIGILLILLGESEHHLDIGIILVILATFCGGIYSILQKPLLKRYHPIEITSYAIWAGTLCLLVFTPQMMIDIKHSHFDATASVIYMGIFPGAIAYSLYCYGYKYFPVAKASSFLYLMPFFTLILAWGLLGELPHMLAIFGGLIALLGSIVVSRAR, encoded by the coding sequence ATGGAACAAAACACAAAAGCAGCATTAGCATTACTGATTACTGTGATTTTATGGGCCTCAGCATTTGTTGGCATTCGCTTTGCAGTTGAATCTTATTCACCTGGTGGACTTGCACTATTACGTTATGCTGTAGCATCGATTGTAATTTTTATTCCATTTTTGAGATTAAAACAAAGACAAAAGCCACACTTTAAAGATCTAGTTTATTTTTTGATTTTAGGGTTAATGGGTTTTACGTTATATAATATTTTTCTAAACTATGGCGAACAAACCACAAGTGCAAGCGTTGCTAATTTTATTATTGCCCAAATTCCAATTTTAGTATCATTAATTGCATTTTTTGCTTTTAAAGAGCGTATTTCGAAAAAGGGTATCATTGGTTTTATTTTAAGCTTTATTGGCATTTTACTGATTTTACTAGGTGAAAGTGAGCATCATTTAGATATTGGTATTATCCTTGTGATCCTAGCAACATTTTGCGGTGGCATTTATTCCATTTTACAAAAACCGCTATTAAAACGTTATCATCCAATAGAGATAACAAGCTATGCTATTTGGGCCGGTACCTTATGCTTATTAGTTTTTACACCGCAAATGATGATTGATATAAAACATAGTCACTTTGATGCCACAGCTTCTGTTATTTATATGGGTATTTTTCCAGGTGCAATTGCCTATTCCTTATATTGCTATGGCTATAAATACTTTCCTGTTGCCAAAGCCTCAAGTTTTCTTTATCTAATGCCATTTTTTACACTTATCCTTGCTTGGGGATTATTGGGTGAATTACCGCATATGCTTGCCATTTTTGGTGGCTTAATTGCACTTTTAGGCTCGATTGTTGTCAGTCGGGCACGCTAA